The following are encoded in a window of Magnolia sinica isolate HGM2019 chromosome 11, MsV1, whole genome shotgun sequence genomic DNA:
- the LOC131218160 gene encoding secreted RxLR effector protein 78-like: protein MAFVQGRSIADNISLVQELFRDIDKKVRGSNTVFKIDLEKAYDKVSWLFPKEVLQKFGFCKEWISLAEKCWSGSWFSVLLNGESSGFFKFERGLRQGDPLSPSLFILMMESLDRGLKLCLKPIFVSPFTRAEDASRLPTCSSRTIRRFSLM, encoded by the coding sequence ATGGCCTTCGTGCAGGGGAGATCTATTGCAGACAACATCTCTTTGGTGCAGGAACTGTTTCGGGACATCGACAAGAAAGTTAGGGGAAGTAATACCGTCTTCAAGATTGACTTGGAAAAGGCCTATGATAAGGTCAGTTGGCTGTTCCCCAAAGAGGTGCTCCAGAAGTTCGGTTTCTGCAAGGAGTGGATCAGTTTGGCTGAAAAATGTTGGTCGGGTTCGTGGTTCTCGGTTCTTCTTAATGGGGAGTCTTCGGGCTTCTTCAAATTTGAGAGAGGGCTCCGCCAGGGAGACCCTCTTTCACCCAGTCTCTTTATcttgatgatggaatccctcgACAGGGGTCTCAAGTTATGTTTGAAGCCAATTTTTGTTAGCCCTTTCACACGAGCAGAGGATGCCTCCCGATTACCCACCTGCTCTTCGCGGACGATACGACGATTTTCATTAATGTAG